One stretch of Arachis hypogaea cultivar Tifrunner chromosome 20, arahy.Tifrunner.gnm2.J5K5, whole genome shotgun sequence DNA includes these proteins:
- the LOC112783416 gene encoding chloroplastic import inner membrane translocase subunit HP30-2 codes for MEQGKQGVMVAKVLPQHLQNPIEQLQGRFKELETRFRVWLSRQSLAVEAAVVTTTSAAQGAAIGAFMGTLTADSAATFPTPPPNASLNPQAMASLKQAQALSGGPLIQARNFAVMTGVNAGISCVLKRLRGKEDVQSSMAAAFGSGAMFSLVSGMGGPNQAANAVTSGLFFALVQGGLFQIGQKFSQPPAEDIHYIKTRSMLQNLGLQSYEKNFKRGLLTDNTLPLLTDSALRDVKIPPGPRLLILDHIERDADLKEKQGSRR; via the exons ATGGAACAAGGGAAGCAGGGAGTGATGGTGGCTAAGGTTTTGCCTCAGCACCTTCAGAACCCCATTGAACAGCTCCAAGGTCGATTCAAGGAGCTTGAGACCCGCTTCCGAGTATGGCTCTCGCGCCAGTCCCTTGCCGTCGAGGCGGCCGTAGTCACCACCACCAGCGCCGCCCAGGGTGCCGCCATAGGCGCCTTCATGGGAACACTCACCGCCGACTCCGCCGCAACTTTTCCCACCCCTCCACCTAACGCCTCTCTCAACCCCCAAGCCATGGCATCTCTCAAGCAAGCTCag GCTCTTTCTGGAGGTCCTCTAATTCAAGCTCGTAACTTTGCTGTCATGACTGGAGTCAACGCCGGTATTTCGTGTGTGTTGAAAAGGTTAAGGGGCAAGGAAGATGTTCAGTCCAG CATGGCGGCAGCTTTTGGTTCTGGGGCCATGTTTTCATTAGTGAGCGGCATGGGTGGACCAAACCAAGCAGCAAATGCCGTCACTTCTGGACTTTTCTTTGCACTTGTTCAGGGTGGACTTTTCCAG ATAGGACAGAAGTTTTCTCAACCACCTGCTGAAGATATTCACTATATCAAAACAAGAAGCATGCTGCAAAACCTTGGCCTTCAGAGTTATGAGAAGAATTTTAAGAGAGGCTTGTTAACAGACAACACTCTTCCTTTACTCACTGATAG TGCTCTCAGAGATGTAAAGATCCCTCCTGGACCCAGGCTTTTGATTCTTGACCACATAGAGAG GGACGCAGATCTGAAAGAAAAACAAGGAAGCCGGCGTTGA